Proteins encoded in a region of the Anopheles aquasalis chromosome 2, idAnoAquaMG_Q_19, whole genome shotgun sequence genome:
- the LOC126571429 gene encoding RAC-gamma serine/threonine-protein kinase isoform X1 — MKMSSQLAQTAGGAPTAISIPPASLKSMSTAMTMPSSNNSHPSAHQSGAAAAQHQQGSTPVSMTGSTGSGGSGGGGGGGGSMTPISVQNANAIAISNSTIVKEGWLYKRGEHIKNWRSRYFILRADGTLVGYKTRPDTAVTEPSNNFTVRGCQIMSIDRPRPFTFIIRGLQWTTVIERMFHVDDEEERKAWVDAIRRVANRLNEEEVYQTGPASSLQPDEEEEDCEMGSIAEDELLSEKIPVYGTSTDKISGKMKVTLENFEFLKVLGKGTFGKVILCREKSTAKLYAIKILKKDVIIQKDEVAHTMAENRVLKTTNHPFLISLKYSFQTVDRLCFVMQYVNGGELFFHLSRERIFPEDRTRFYAAEIISALGYLHSHGIIYRDLKLENLLLDKDGHIKIADFGLCKEDITYGRTTKTFCGTPEYLAPEVLEDNDYGHAVDWWGTGVVMYEMICGRLPFYNRDHDILFTLILMEEVKFPRQISANARSLLSGLLVKNPKQRLGGGQEDAKEIMAHPFFASINWTDLVHKRITPPFKPQVTSDTDTRYFDKEFTGESVELTPSDNNGPLGAIQEEPHFSEFSYQDMASTMNTPSYISSNHSSNHSSHHSSAHHFPHNPSNHHDPSMQ, encoded by the exons atgaaaatgtCTTCTCAACTGGCACAAACAGCAGGAGGAGCACCGACAGCCATCTCGATCCCGCCAGCCTCGCTCAAATCGATGTccacggcgatgacgatgccaTCCTCTAACAACTCACATCCATCTGCTCACCagtccggtgctgctgcggcacaACACCAGCAAGGCTCAACGCCGGTGTCGATGACGGGCTctaccggttccggtggtagtggtggcggtggcggtggcggtggctctATGACACCGATTTCCGTGCAAAATGCTAATGCCATCGCCATCTCCAACTCCACGATCGTAAAGGAAGGGTGGCTGTACAAGCGCGGTGAGCACATCAAGAACTGGCGGTCGCGCTACTTCATCCTGCGCGCCGACGGTACACTGGTCGGCTACAAGACGCGCCCGGATACGGCGGTGACGGAACCATCGAACAACTTCACCGTGCGCGGCTGCCAGAtcatgtcgatcgatcggccgcgacccttcaccttcatcatccGTGGCCTACAGTGGACGACGGTGATCGAGCGGATGTTCCACgtggatgatgaggaggagcgTAAGGCCTGGGTGGATGCCATCCGCCGGGTGGCGAATCGGTTGAACGAGGAGGAAGTCTACCAGACCGGTCCGGCGTCGTCACTGCAgccggacgaggaggaggaagactGCGAAATGGGCTCGATCGCCGAAGATGAGCTGCTTAGCGAGAAGATACCGGTGTACGGCACCTCAACGGACAAGATTAGCGGCAAAATGAAGGTG ACGCTGGAAAACTTTGAGTTCCTCAAGGTGCTGGGCAAGGGCACGTTCGGAAAGGTGATCCTGTGCCGCGAAAAGAGTACCGCCAAGCTGTACGCGATCAAAATTCTCAAGAAGGACGTCATCATTCAGAAGGACGAAGTGGCTCACACGATGGCCGAAAATCGTGTGCTGAAGACAACGAACCATCCGTTCCTCATA TCATTGAAATATTCTTTCCAAACCGTCGACCGGCTGTGCTTTGTGATGCAGTACGTGAACGGTGGAGAGCTGTTCTTCCATTTGAGCCGTGAGCGCATCTTTCCCGAGGACCGCACCCGGTTCTATGCGGCGGAGATCATCTCGGCACTCGG CTATCTGCACTCGCACGGCATCATCTATCGGGATTTGAAGCTGGAAAATCTGCTGCTCGACAAGGATGGCCACATCAAGATTGCCGATTTCGGGCTCTGCAAGGAAGACATTACATACGGGCGAACGACGAAGACGTTCTGCGGGACGCCCGAGTACCTGGCGCCGGAAGTGCTCGAGGATAACGATTATGGTCATGCGGTCGACTGGTGGGGTACCGGGGTCGTAATGTACGAGATGATTTGTGGTCGGTTGCCGTTCTACAACCGCGATCACGACATTCTCTTCACGCTCATCCTGATGGAGGAGGTGAAGTTCCCGCGTCAGATCAGTGCTAATGCGCGCAGTTTGTTGAGCGGGCTGCTGGTGAAGAATCCGAAGCAGCGGCTAGGTGGTGGTCAGGAGGATGCCAAGGAGATCATGGCGCATCCGTTCTTCGCCAGTATCAACTGGACAGATCTGGTGCACAAGCGTATAACGCCCCCGTTTAAGCCCCAGGTTACCAGTGACACCGATACGCGATACTTTGATAAAGAATTCACCGGTGAAAGTGTCGAGCTGACACCTTCCGACAATAATGGACCTCTCGGGGCGATCCAGGAGGAACCACACTTTTCCGAA TTCAGCTACCAGGACATGGCATCGACGATGAACACACCAAGCTACATCTCGTCGAACCACTCTTCCAATCACTCTTCCCACCACTCCTCAGcgcaccattttccacacaaTCCATCCAACCACCACGATCCTTCGATGCAGTGA
- the LOC126571429 gene encoding RAC serine/threonine-protein kinase isoform X2 has translation MSTAMTMPSSNNSHPSAHQSGAAAAQHQQGSTPVSMTGSTGSGGSGGGGGGGGSMTPISVQNANAIAISNSTIVKEGWLYKRGEHIKNWRSRYFILRADGTLVGYKTRPDTAVTEPSNNFTVRGCQIMSIDRPRPFTFIIRGLQWTTVIERMFHVDDEEERKAWVDAIRRVANRLNEEEVYQTGPASSLQPDEEEEDCEMGSIAEDELLSEKIPVYGTSTDKISGKMKVTLENFEFLKVLGKGTFGKVILCREKSTAKLYAIKILKKDVIIQKDEVAHTMAENRVLKTTNHPFLISLKYSFQTVDRLCFVMQYVNGGELFFHLSRERIFPEDRTRFYAAEIISALGYLHSHGIIYRDLKLENLLLDKDGHIKIADFGLCKEDITYGRTTKTFCGTPEYLAPEVLEDNDYGHAVDWWGTGVVMYEMICGRLPFYNRDHDILFTLILMEEVKFPRQISANARSLLSGLLVKNPKQRLGGGQEDAKEIMAHPFFASINWTDLVHKRITPPFKPQVTSDTDTRYFDKEFTGESVELTPSDNNGPLGAIQEEPHFSEFSYQDMASTMNTPSYISSNHSSNHSSHHSSAHHFPHNPSNHHDPSMQ, from the exons ATGTccacggcgatgacgatgccaTCCTCTAACAACTCACATCCATCTGCTCACCagtccggtgctgctgcggcacaACACCAGCAAGGCTCAACGCCGGTGTCGATGACGGGCTctaccggttccggtggtagtggtggcggtggcggtggcggtggctctATGACACCGATTTCCGTGCAAAATGCTAATGCCATCGCCATCTCCAACTCCACGATCGTAAAGGAAGGGTGGCTGTACAAGCGCGGTGAGCACATCAAGAACTGGCGGTCGCGCTACTTCATCCTGCGCGCCGACGGTACACTGGTCGGCTACAAGACGCGCCCGGATACGGCGGTGACGGAACCATCGAACAACTTCACCGTGCGCGGCTGCCAGAtcatgtcgatcgatcggccgcgacccttcaccttcatcatccGTGGCCTACAGTGGACGACGGTGATCGAGCGGATGTTCCACgtggatgatgaggaggagcgTAAGGCCTGGGTGGATGCCATCCGCCGGGTGGCGAATCGGTTGAACGAGGAGGAAGTCTACCAGACCGGTCCGGCGTCGTCACTGCAgccggacgaggaggaggaagactGCGAAATGGGCTCGATCGCCGAAGATGAGCTGCTTAGCGAGAAGATACCGGTGTACGGCACCTCAACGGACAAGATTAGCGGCAAAATGAAGGTG ACGCTGGAAAACTTTGAGTTCCTCAAGGTGCTGGGCAAGGGCACGTTCGGAAAGGTGATCCTGTGCCGCGAAAAGAGTACCGCCAAGCTGTACGCGATCAAAATTCTCAAGAAGGACGTCATCATTCAGAAGGACGAAGTGGCTCACACGATGGCCGAAAATCGTGTGCTGAAGACAACGAACCATCCGTTCCTCATA TCATTGAAATATTCTTTCCAAACCGTCGACCGGCTGTGCTTTGTGATGCAGTACGTGAACGGTGGAGAGCTGTTCTTCCATTTGAGCCGTGAGCGCATCTTTCCCGAGGACCGCACCCGGTTCTATGCGGCGGAGATCATCTCGGCACTCGG CTATCTGCACTCGCACGGCATCATCTATCGGGATTTGAAGCTGGAAAATCTGCTGCTCGACAAGGATGGCCACATCAAGATTGCCGATTTCGGGCTCTGCAAGGAAGACATTACATACGGGCGAACGACGAAGACGTTCTGCGGGACGCCCGAGTACCTGGCGCCGGAAGTGCTCGAGGATAACGATTATGGTCATGCGGTCGACTGGTGGGGTACCGGGGTCGTAATGTACGAGATGATTTGTGGTCGGTTGCCGTTCTACAACCGCGATCACGACATTCTCTTCACGCTCATCCTGATGGAGGAGGTGAAGTTCCCGCGTCAGATCAGTGCTAATGCGCGCAGTTTGTTGAGCGGGCTGCTGGTGAAGAATCCGAAGCAGCGGCTAGGTGGTGGTCAGGAGGATGCCAAGGAGATCATGGCGCATCCGTTCTTCGCCAGTATCAACTGGACAGATCTGGTGCACAAGCGTATAACGCCCCCGTTTAAGCCCCAGGTTACCAGTGACACCGATACGCGATACTTTGATAAAGAATTCACCGGTGAAAGTGTCGAGCTGACACCTTCCGACAATAATGGACCTCTCGGGGCGATCCAGGAGGAACCACACTTTTCCGAA TTCAGCTACCAGGACATGGCATCGACGATGAACACACCAAGCTACATCTCGTCGAACCACTCTTCCAATCACTCTTCCCACCACTCCTCAGcgcaccattttccacacaaTCCATCCAACCACCACGATCCTTCGATGCAGTGA